The DNA sequence AACCCACTTCACACAGATCCCTAAAGTTACCTTGCCCGATAAGTGCTCCCCAGAGTTAGTTACCCCTTTAAGAATTTGTGGCAGTAACCACCATGAGAATTCCCAGagcatggtgggaatctggaactcgctgcctgaaagggtggtggaggcaggaaccctcacaacatttcagaaatatttagatgagcatttaatcaccatagcatacaaggctacgggccgAGTGCTGGTGTTAGACTAGACAGGTGCCATCACACACACAATGAGCCGAAGGCCCATTGTGTAAAAACTCCTCTGCTCGAATTACTTTCACCGTTAAAATACCAGAAGAGCCAGTACTGACCCCGAGAGTTCCCTTGCCCTTCCCAGCCTGGAAGTGCTGCTCTGTCCTCTTTCTGATGCCACCGAACAACAGAGTCGACCAAGTGTTGCCTCCCCCTTTTAGGAGTTCTTGCTAACCTTCCTTTCAGTGTCAGGTTAAACCCAACCATTCCTTTAAGAAAAAAAGACATCAGTATTTTTAAACTGTGCAGATGGTAAAGTTCAATTAACTTCGGGGAATTCCTCCAATCGACAGTATTTTAGTTGCCCCTTTCTCTTCTCTTAAGCAACAGTTTGTTATAAATTAAAGACCATTCTAAGTTACTTTTCACCAACATTGCATTTTTCAGAAAGCTTTGAATTGTCATGAACTTTGagattatttctctctctctctcagaagacAGGGAAGTCCCAGTTGTACAAAATAAGCATTGACAATTCTTCGAAGACATGCTAAGTAAGACTGCGCTGTCCCTTTAAATAAAGGGGGGtgtactcccccctctccctcttcctccaCTTTCTTTCCCTCCGTCCATCTCACTTCCGTTAAAAACCACTCACTCACGCCAAGTTCAGTCGGAGATAACACGGGGAGTAAGTCTCCAGGAGCAGTTTCTTTTTAAACATATTTTCATTTATCTACAATATTTATTTTATCGGTGAATACTTCTGATCTATTTTTTTTTCTGACTCGAGAATGTTTGGACTGTCTTTATAaatatcgtaagaagtcttacaacatcaggttaaagtcctacaggtttatttggaatcactagctttcggagcgcagctccttcatcaggtgagtggaggagctacgctccgaaagctagtgattcgaaataaacctgttggactttaacctggtgttgtaagacttcgtactgtgctcaccccagtccaacgccggcatcgccacattatAAATATCggcgcggggcggggcggggcggttaCGGGTGGTGATGTGTCAAATTCAAGGTTCAAATGATCCAAAAGTTACCCGTTGGAGTTTGAACTTGGTGAAGTAAAGGAGGattggaaaatttaaaaaaatgCAAAATTGAACTCCAGCGTGGGGATGATCAAGAGGTAGGAATCTGGATGGACGCAGGACAGTTAGAATGTGATGTGAGTTGGGAATGTCCAgcctgccagtccacacacacacacctaaagGCGGGTGGTGGTGAGGAGGTACAGAATTAATATGTCGATGATTGAGAAAGGCAAATTGACGGACGGTGTTGTCGTCCCAAAGGATAATGGGCCCATTTCCTCTGCTTTTACTGCTGGctctccagctgtttctcactttgCCAGAATGATTTCCTCCGTTCTGTTCATTTTGGCCAACCCCCCCTACCGCCACGATCGAACCCTCCAATGTCATCCAGCTGTGTCACAGAATAAACTCCCCTCTGACcgcccccacccctctctgcaACACCAGTATACCAACAGCAGCACCCGCGATTTCAAATTAAAAATTAACACAGGAAAGCTTCATTTTCatttgttggggatggggggggggagaaatatttCTGCTGACTTCCTTGTTATGCCCGGGTTTATTTAGCTGCAATCTAACAGGCCCTTTGCAGGATTTAGTTTCCTCCTCTCCAAATTCTTCCCAGTTAGTCCAGAGTTCACAGTATGGGTAAAATAACTGAATATTTTAAAGAGGCGACTTCAACAGTCTCAGTGGAACTCCTCTTGTACAAAGCCACTTTATCACAAATATTCCCCGCTGGAGACTATTTTGTTTTGAAGGGTTGGGGCCTGATGTATATCTTTTTCGGGTGATTTCCAGTCTTGTTTCAGATTGGCGGGTTTCTATATTTTGCCCTGATCAGTTAGCTCCCCCTGCCCCCTCAGAGGGGGGCAGTGGTTTTCCAGTTGGACAAGGTTCTGCTGCTGACTTAGCTGCCTTGGGGTCCTATTAAACTATTGTGTCCACCTTGTACAACCTCTGCATGTGTCAGTGGGGCTGTCCAGTGCTGCTGGGCCCAGAGGGATCAGGATCataaatcccgacagtgcagaaggaggctattcggctcattgagtcttcaCCAAATTCGAATGGCCTAATGGCCACACCAGATACTGAGGGAGTTAGtccggcctctccctctctccagatcctggaCACCCTCTGACTGGAATTTATCTTAATCCTTAATATGAAACTCTAATTCCCGTTTATGCTTTCTCAGACATTTCAACCAGTCACACCTCCCATATGATCAGTTGAACTGTGAGGTTTGGGGAGAAGTATAGGGGACTGTCGTATTAATATGTAATATCCGCAAACTGAATTCTTAAACAGATCTCTTTAAAAAAACAATGTCCTCGGGTTGTGGAAGACACTGCCAAAGCTGATATTTATCACCCAATCATTGTTAATTGTTAGCTACCCAGTCTGGAGTGATTTATCGGTCAAATCTGTAACCACCTGTTGAAATTATGTACAATAAATCGACAGCATTGTGAGGACACAGATTTACCAAATTAAATCTCAAATTGACTGCAATGGCCAGAGTGGAGTTTGGAACCTGCACACATCCCCTCCCTACTCAATCTGTAAACACTTGGTACCCATGATGTGGAGacgcctgcgttggactggggtgggcacagtaagaagtcttccaacaccaggttaaagtccaacaggtttgtttggaatcactagcttcctCAGGCGagtcacttgatgaaggagctactCTCCGAAAATTAATTGTTCCaaacaaacctgtgggactttaacctgatgttgtaagacttcgtactgtgtaaaCACTTGGCAACTGGGCAAAACTGAACAAGTAGCGATTCCTACACAACTCACCTCAGCCCTCGTACATGTCTGcccaagatatatatatatatagtattcatttagaaacttttttttaataatAAAGTGTGAAAATTACATACAGATTTTAAGAAACAGGCAAAAAAAGTAGCCTAGAAACCTCAGCGAGTAGTGATTTAATATATCTTATAATCAGCCCCTGTTCTTTCTCAGTACTGACCAGTAACCCGTTTAATCCCGAGGCAGTATAGAATGAGATAGTATTTCCCGGGCAGAATGCTGCCAATTACCCCTGGAGCCCCGCACTGCTGTACATCACTTGGGATTGCACCGTGTAAACTAACCCCCATTCTCTGCATTTTGACAGAGGAATCACTGTTATTTTTAATATGTATCAGGAGACTTTGGGTGAGTTTGGAGACTCCCCCAGTTTACCTCCGACCCATTGGCTGTCACAGCGGTGTCAGGATTAATTCGGAGACTAAGTggattggagggatggatggcgagatggatggaggagggatggatgagggatggatggagagatggatggatggagagatggatggatggagagatggatggaggagggatggatggagagatggatggatggagagagggatagatggtgagatggatggatggggagatggatggatggagagatggatggaggagggatggatggagcgatagatagatggagagatggattgatggatggatgaaggAGGGTTGGATGGAGGAGGGATGGATGAAGAGATGGATGGATGGCGAGATAggtagatggagagatggatggatggaatgatggatggaggagggatggggagatggatggatggagagatggatggagagatggatggatggagagatagatggattggagcgatggatggaggagggatggagagatggatgcatggagagatggatggagagatggatggatggaggagggatggatggagagatggatggatggaggagagatagatggatggaggagggatggaggagggacgCAAACTTTGACTCACTAAAATATAAAACCTGGCCATGGAGATTCCCGAGCTTgaccactaacacacacacacacacacacacacatatatatattgcAGCCTCTTTCATGATAAATAAACATGGTGCTGTTTCTTAAAACCATCGGAATTACTGAGGCTGAAACCCAGAAACAATTCTGCATTTTACATATTTTTTTGTGCTTATTAAAATTCATAAAATGCTGCTGACAGCTGCAAAAGAAATAAAGGCGTTTGCGCCTCTCGTCGGCCTGCAGCAAAGCCCACAGCGCTGTCCATTCCTGTTTGAGCGGGCTCTGGCATGCTGAACTCACTGGCGCGTGCTGCACCGAACACTCCAGGCTCCGCAGCGGGCGCTCCGGGGCCACTGGACGCGCCCCTGTGGCGAGCGCTTGTTCGCTCGGAACAACCTTTGCTCCTTTGGGAAGCTGCAGACAGACACCTACAGTCTGACTGACCTATTCTACCAATGAAACTCGGCAAGTTACTGCTGCACGGAACAAGAGTTAAATCTTGGCTAAATGACAAAACGTGTATTTCTTTTTTCAAATAGAACAAACCTTCTTGGGGGTTTTTTTGCGTTTGTAACTGAGGCAGTAAAGCAAAAATCTTTTATTCCaatcttttatatatatatatatatatatatttcttttaaAAGTCAGTTCAAAATTCCGTTGGTGTCTGCACCCTGAGTTAAAACTAAACCGGGATCTCCAGCAAGCAAGTTTCAGGGTTTTTACAATGCTTTCTTTTTTAGTCATAATTTCCACacttgtgtgtgtattggtgtgtgtgcaCAAGTCTGATGGTGAGTTTATGTCCAGGTGTCAGCATCTGTAAGCACATGTGTTTGAAAATGTCGTGGTGTATGCAAAGGTAAATGTGCTTTCATGTAtgcatgcatgtgtgtatgtgagtgaataATTATGCATGCATGTTCGCATGTGTGTATATGTACACGTGTGTGACTGCGTATGTGAGTGTGCAGCTGTGGTCAAATTCCACTATTCCTGTTCCTAATGCTTTCGGGAGGTCCAAGATTAGCTTTCAGCGTCAGGGGTAGTGTCAGGGACAGCCTTAGGTTTTTCAGTGAGAGACTTGTACATCTCAGAGTTCAAGAACCTCGGGAAGGAATCCCTGTGCATTAGGCTGTAAATCTGGAGCTGGGCGTCCTCAAACATAAGAGGGCATGGATTCATCAAGTTCCTGTTCACTATTTCCCGCACACGAGAGTCAAGGCTCACCTGTaaacagcacaaagaacaaaaTAACTGAAGTGCATATTTCATTATTACACAATCTCACTCAAAACTACTCGGCATTAACCTGATGCAGGCTTTATGCTTCAAAATGAAGCTCATTCATAATCATTCTCCTAACTGCCTCCTAAAGACAAAGTGGGCGCTGACCGATGTTTGAATACACATCATAAAGGCATcagctaagggcagcacggtgacacagtggttaacactgctgcctcacggcgccgaggtgccaggttcgatcccggctctgggtccaaatattttttaaaataaatttagagtacccaattttttcccaattaaggggcaatttagcgtggccaatccaccgaacctgcacatctttgggttgcgggggcgaaacccacgcagacacggggagaatgtgcaaactccacacggacagtgacccagagacgagatcgaacctgggacctcggcgccgtgaggcagcaatgctccccactgcgccaccttgctgccctaaaaAGTGTCCAAACATGAAATTGAGTCATTCAAATCAAGAAGGCTTCAATCAAGTCCTGACTACAATGGTCAATCTCATTCATGGTTATCAAAGGACACTATTGCCAATGGTCAGTGCTGTTAATGGTCAGTTATGTTGATGGTGTAAATTGCAAATGATTTTGCTATTCAATATCATCAAGTTGTCCCCATTACCAGTAGCAATGGTCAGTGGTCACCACGATGGTCAATGGTTATCTATCTGCAGTGTTAGGAATGATCTGTGTTGTGAATGGACAATACAATGAATGCCCAGTGGTCAATGTTATGCATGTCCAGTTCAATGAAAATTTAGTGGTTAGTATTAATAATCGCGGGGGGGATTGGTTTGCTTACTTGGCTGGGTGGCTGATTCATGATGCGGAGTGACACCAAGCTGAGTTTACTCATGGAGACCCCGCCTTCTCTTCCTTGCCTGTTTCCGAAGGTGTGGTGaacctcaggctaaatcaccaccagtcagctctcaaagggaagaGCAGTCTATGGTCCTCTGGGCATATTTAGCACATGGTCAGTGTAAATGAATGGTACCATGAATGACCAGTGGTCAGTGTTATGGTGAATGCTGACTGAGCAAGTGGTCAGTATTATTAATGGACAATACAATAGTATTGTTAATGAGTAATGGTGTCAAAggtcagcactgttaatgctcagtATTAGCAATCGCAAATTTAAAAAACCAACTTCCATTTACTATAGTTCTGTGCGTGCCTCCAACTTGACTGCAGAATTTGAGTGCTGTAATTAAAGTGATCAGCTTTAATTGCCCCTAATGTAACCCGCCTTGGTTTTCTAAAAGATGGAAGTTCCTGATTGCAAGCAATTAAAAATCTAAAATAGAACAGCATCTATCGCCAGTGGATTCTTCCTTATCATTGGCAGGAGTATCCCTGGGGGTGCCGGGTGCAGGGGATGGTGGAATCCTGTCCATTGGCAGTCCCAGGCTGTGCTCGTCATGGCTGGTCCTCATCACTGACACTATTGATAACTTGTTCATATTTGTAACACAGACAGTACCACATGCTGATAACACTCACATCTGTGACAATAATACCAACAAGAgtactgaacattgacaatgttaaTTATAGACAGTATTAATCACAGACAGTACAAATTTAAATACTAACCCTTTGCTGTAGAAATTATTGACTGTAATTACGAAGTACAAATTGATCAAAACCAAATGATCAATTATAGTTCTAACCAATGAGTGTACTCATTAATAAAATCAATTATTTATAATATTATTCATTAATATAACTAATCATAGACAATACTAAATCTTACTCACGAACAGTATAACTCAACAACATTACTAGTTGGGCATCAGTAATTATTGATAGAATTAATCTTTGATGGTGCTAATCATTGACAGTGACTACCTGTACTCACCACCTTCTTCTTTCAATATACAATCTGTTTCAGAAGGAAAGAAAATAATAGCACAATCTCTAACATTATCTGAGCATCTTAGTCTTATGTTTGCCTGCAGAAATTCTCTCACCTCTCTTGGAGATAATATTGAAATGTAATCTTCATATATTGTCCTTGCTCTTTCTGCAACCACCTTTGTGTTCTTTTCCTTTTTGAAGTCTTCACACGCTAGCCAAAAGAGCATGTTCTCCTCGCTGTACTCTGTCCGCAGAAACTCACGGAAAACGTTCCTGCCAGCTTCAGTCTTCATCACCTTATCGAAACCCTGAGTCCAGGACGTGATTTCCTCCAGTGATGGCAGAGGGTTGCTAGTTAATAAAAGGAAACCGATAGTTTGGTAAATCACTCAACTCACGCTAAAAGTTACCAGTGTAAAGACTGAATCTAGGCTGCCTTAAAACTCTTAATTCTTGAAAGCATAGAGGCCTGGAGCACGATATCACATCTGTGCTGGATCCTCGTGAGAGCAATCCCACAGTCTCTCGACATTCCTGCACCTTCCTGTTTCAAATAGATCTAGTTGTGTCTTAAGAGGTGCAGTGATCCCTCATtcgaacacatcctgcagcaaagcaTTGCATGCCATCAAAACCCTGTATAGAAACACTATCACCTAATTTTCTTCATGATAATGCTTCATTGCTGATGACCTAAGGGTGGAGGAGATGTCTCTGGCATTCACTATCAAGACAATTTCTTATTTTAAAAatctcaattaaatctcctctaAAGGTTCTCTGTCTCAATGAAAATTATCCAGGCTCTGAAGTATTTCCTGATGAACTACAGTTTTCCATCATTCGCATCTTCCCTGTTTGCTCTCTGCCACTTTTGGcttttcccctaccagcctccccgaacaggcgccggaatgtggcgactaggggcttttcacagtaacttcatttgaagcctacttgtgacaataagcgattttcatttcatttcattttttctacATTGGGTCCCCAAGACTGCACACAGTAGCCTACCTGTTTCCAAACAAATCAATGCACCTTCACTCTCACGTGTTTTCACCTCCACTTATGAAACCAAACATACTGTTGGCTCTTTCCTTGCGAGAGAAACCTCAGGGAATTTTGCATTTGCGCTCCTGTtttctctcttcacccccccccccccccccccgccccacacacacacacacacacctctccacccGGAATGACTTCCCGTTGAGCACACACCCATTTCTTGTTTACCTTCCCAAAGTCGATTACCTCACA is a window from the Scyliorhinus torazame isolate Kashiwa2021f chromosome 1, sScyTor2.1, whole genome shotgun sequence genome containing:
- the LOC140428091 gene encoding regulator of G-protein signaling 17-like, producing the protein MCVGSERPEMGKRAETRNEGDGTEPQASPNQRPNTCCFCWCCCCSCSCLSARKEEREETAGRPTEETKMETTVETIESTEESNPLPSLEEITSWTQGFDKVMKTEAGRNVFREFLRTEYSEENMLFWLACEDFKKEKNTKVVAERARTIYEDYISILSPREVSLDSRVREIVNRNLMNPCPLMFEDAQLQIYSLMHRDSFPRFLNSEMYKSLTEKPKAVPDTTPDAES